GAGACGCCGGCGGTGGATCGGGTTCGGCTGCTTGCGCTGTTAGGGCAGGTGGCGGCCGATGGCGAGGCGCAGTCGCAGCTCGATCTGGATATGTTCGAGAATCTGCTGGGCGGGCGCGTGATGAAGCGGCAGGCGCAGCAGGAGGCACATCACGGTAAGGATGTGTTTGTGGTGGCGGCGAATGGTACTAGGCATTAGCCGCGTTGCAATGCGCTAATGCGGTAGGCGGATGTCGAATTTGAAGGTGACGAGCCGCGCGATCAGGATGAACATGGTCGCGATGAGCACGCTATAGACGTTGTCGAAGTTGATGTGATCGAGAAAGACATAAAGCAGGCAGCCGACGAACGCGCAGGTTGCGTAGGGGCGGGAGTCGCGCAGAATGAGCGGGACTTCGTTGCACAGCACGTCGCGGATCACGCCGCCGAAGACGCCGGTGGTGACGCCCATCATCGCTGCGGTGAAGCCGGGGAGTTGGGCGTCTAACGCGAGCGATGTGCCCGAGACGCTGAAGAGGCCGAGGCCGATGGCGTCGGCTACCAGCAAGACACGCTCCGAGAACAGGCCTGAGGCGGCCTTGAGCAACATCGGCGCGAAGAACGACACGACGAAAAGCGCTATTACATAGTCCTGATGCTGGACCCAGTAGCTGTTCTACTCGTCTCCGGAAACGTCACCACTGCTGAATACGACCGCTTTGCACGGCAAGCGGTCTCTTTCTTGTGCATTCGAAAATCTGTGACGAGTGGGCTTAAATGGCGCGTGAGTTGCGATGCTATCCATATCGCATAAAGTTGGTTGTCGCTCTCATTGGATTTGCCTCGTCGGATTACAATTGCACTGACAGAACCTTAGATCCAGTCCACAGCCGGGAAACAAACGTGAGTTCCAACGACAAGATTATTCTTGAGCAGATCATTGATCAGCAACACCAAGAGCGAGCTCCTTCCACTTCGAAATCAGAGTTCTTTGAAATATTTGTTGCGGAGCAGGTACTCAAAGATTTTGACCTTGGCTATGACGAGATCGAGTCAGGGATCGTAGATGGAAGTCAAGACGGCGGTATTGACTCAATGTATGTGATTGTGAATGGTGAGTTGGCACAGGAAGACTTTGACATATCTTCCCTGAAAAAGGGGGTTGTCATTGAAACTGTCCTAATTCAATCAAAGCTAACCGATGGATTCAGTGAGACCGCCGTTGAGAAACTTACTGCCTCAACGGAGGACTTGTTCAATCTAGCTAAGGACCTTGATGCGTTAAAGTCCGTCTTCAATGAAGGCGTGCGTGCGTCGGTCGGAAACTTCCGTCGCATATACTCAGGTCTGGCCTCCAAATTTCCTACGCTGCGTTTCCGGTACGTCTACGCTACGAAAGGTGCAGATGTTCATCCAAACGTGGTCCGCAAGACGGAAATATTGGGCGAAAAACTGGGGGGTCTCTTTTCTCATTCAGATTTTTCGTTCGACTTTCTCGGCGCGAGTAAACTTCTTTCATTGGCACGGCAGGAACCCCCATCGGCTTATAGTCTAAGCTTAGCCGAGAACCCAATTAGCTCAGCGGGAGACGTTGGTTATGTTTCTCTTGTTAAGCTTCGCGACTTCGACGCATTCATTCGGGACGAGATCGGTAGATTACGCCGAAACTTGTTCGAAGCCAACGTTCGCGACTACCAAGGATCGACGACGGTAAATGAAGAAATATCAGCGTCTTTAAGGACCACGGGTGGCGAAGATTTTTGGTGGCTTAATAATGGAGTCACTATCATCGCCGCCAAAGCCACGGTTAGCGCAAAAACACTTACTCTTGAAGATCCACAGATCGTCAACGGCCTGCAGACGTCAAATGAAATTTATCGCTATTTTAAGGAGGCAAACACGTTAAAGGATGAGCGCAATCTGTTAGTGCGCGTAATCGTGCCCACTAAGCCGGAGAGTCGAGATAGAGTAATCAAGGCGACCAATAGTCAGACCACTATACCCGCGGCTTCCCTTCGCGCCACAGACAAGATTCACCGAGACATTGAGGAGCATCTACGCCCATACGGTTTGTTCTATGATCGACGCAAAAATTTCTATAAGAATGAGGGAAGATCGGTCGATCAGATCGTGAGCATTTCGCTTATGGCGCAGGCGGTGATGTCGATTTTGCTTCAAAGACCTGATGACGCGCGTGCACGTCCGTCGTCCTTACTGAAAAAAGACGAGGACTATGCAAAGGTGTTTTCAACCGCGATGCCCATTGGCTTGTATCGAGTTGCTGCGGTGATTGTCAAGAGGGTCTTCAGCGCCCTACGAGCTCGTGCAGACCTCGACGCACAAGGCCGTAACAACCTACTGTTTTACGTTTCGATGCGTGTCGCAGCAGTAGCTGCGGGACTCGCCGAACCGGACCCCGCTGACGTCGCCTCTATCGACACGTCATCTATCGATGACGTTGACATTGCCAAAAGCGTTGACATCGTCAAATGCATGTTCGATGCGCTTGGAGGCGATGATCAAGTTGCAAAGGGTAGTCAGCTAGTCGCGAAGCTGAAAGAGGAGATCGCGCAGGCTACGTTGTAACGCCATCTGGGTGCGACGCCGTCGGGTTTTCTCGGTCCAGATGGGCGTCTTCCTCCTCGGTGGGAGTGCTTGTTGGACTAATGAAGGCGCTCTTAGGGCAGCGGATTTGCTCGGCGGAGAGCGGCGATTAACCATTCCAGTTCCGGTTAAACGCCTGTCCGGTGAATATTCCGGTTTCCAATGGAACTGGATAGACTGGCGCGGACCAGAGCCAACCACCCTCTGGTCCCCGAGTAGCTCAAATCAAGCCGGCGTAATCACCAACTTCCCCTTCTGCACTTCCACACGCACCTTGTCGGAAATCTCAAACCCGGCCTCTCTCAGCCATTGCCCCGACAGACGAATCCAGGGCGCAGGCGGATAATCCGCGGGAGTGTCCTTCCAAAACGGCCACCCCTTCGGCCGATAAAACGGCTGTCGTAGTCTCGACACGGTCAAGTAGCGAACCGAATTGCCGTCCTCTGTTTTATGATTGCGTTTAGCCATGGTCAACTCCTCATATGAGTTGGTTGTGGTTAGCGGGCCGTGAGGGCTGCAACCCTTGCGACCCGCGCTCTATCTCCTTCCTGCTCCCCCTTCTTCTCATTCCGTTTGCTGTGGAAAGAACGCGCTTCACGTTCTTTAGCGATCCATCATATTTTCGATGATCGGATGAATGAATGCAATGACTTGTACGGGCTAAAGATATTCCCAACAAGCGAAGTCTTAAAGCCTGCTTGGGGCAATGAAAACCTAGCAATCCCCCGCACAGTAAGCAGTTTTCCTCCGTGTCCAAAGAAATCCAAAAACAGCATTAGAAAAGCTAAGAATCGTCCAATAGACGTGGCGTCTTAGCTCGCGTAATTTGTCGTGCTTATCTCGTTCGAGATAAGCAAGCGCTAAGACCGTCAGCGCGATTCATCCACGCACTAAGAAATGGACATGTCAGAACAAGAACAGAAAGGGAAGACGTATTGCTATGCAACCGTCGGCGCGCTCACGGAGCGAGGCGGACGCGTCACGACCGGATCGATGGTCTCAATCGGTGGCCTCGGCATTGCGCGCGTCGGCGATGTGGTGACCTATGCCGGCGGAAGCGAAGCCGTCGTCACGGACGGTGCGGGCGCTGCGCGTGTCATCGGTAATCGGCCCGCGGCGCTGGTCGGGAGCAGTCTGAGCAACGGCGACCGGATCATCGAAACGCCTTGGCAAAGCCTTCGCATGACCTTGTTTGTTCCGGACGGGAAAGTGATTCCGGGCTTGTTCGATGCAGCGTGGGCGCCGCCGTCACGCGGACCTGATCACCGTTTTGTCGTTCGCGGATCGACGACCGCGCGCGGCGGCGTGCTCACGCACGCAACCAGCGATTGGGAGGTGCCGGGAACGGACCGCAAGGCTGCCCGTATCGGCGATTGCGTGGAGTATCCGGACGGAAGCCGCGCGCGCGTGGTCACCGGCGTCGGAATGCGTGGCAATCCGCAGCTCGCGTTTGCTGTGGTCGGAAGCCTGCTCGAAAACGGTGACGTGATCACCGACAGTCCGCATCGCACGCCGTGCCTTTCGACGGAATTCGTTCCTGTCGGTGAGCGCGGCGCGGCAGCCTGATCCTGCGCCAGGGTCGTGGCAGTTGGAAAAAATTTGAATGGATGCCGGACTTTTTGACTCAAGGGACGTGGTGAATGAAACCGATTGTTTGCTTGTTGTTTTTTCTGGGGATTGTGGGGCAGCTTTGCGGGTGTGCGGCTGTGCAACACATGGCTATGTAGATGCGCGGGTGTACGGAGTGGACTACTCCGAAGCCTATGTTACTGATTTTTCGATTCCGACTCCGACAGGCAAGCATACGGGAATGGGAGGGGACCAGGTTCAGGAGTTTTCGAGAGGCGGCCTTAGTGGACAAGAATGTTGTGCGCCGATTCCGGGACCGGGCCAAACCCTGCTTGTCGAATGGCGCGTGGGTCGTCACCACGAACCCGTGTGGGACTCGCCAGGACCACACGGCGGGCCATGTCCACGGCTTGATCAGCTGTTTTACGGGCGCCGCGTCATGCGTCAAATGGGAGACTAGTGAGTGAAACGAATTATTTGCTTGATGCTTTACGTGGCGATCGCGGCAATGCTCTGCGCGTGCGCGTCTGCGCGATCCGGTAACTACGTGACGGCATCTGTGTCTGCGGTGAATTACAGCGAAGACTATGTTCCAGATTTCTCGATTTTGACTGCGGCCGGCGAGCGTACGGGAATGGGAGGCATCCAGGTTCAGGAGTTCTCAAACGGGGGCCTCAGTGGACAGGAGTGTTGTGCGCCGGTTCCAGGGGCTGGTCAAACCATGATTGTCGAATGGCGCGTCGGCGGTCGCCATGAAGCGGAAACGAACTGGAAGACTTTTCGCAAAGCGATCGTTGTGAGGGGGGAGACATCAAGCGATCGGAAAGCGGTGAACCACTTGATCGTTCGCTTCTTTCCCGAGCATCAGGTAGAGGCTGAATTCATGTGGGAGTGGACGGGTCCGCACGGACAACCAAACCCGCGCCTTGATCAGTTGCTCTACGGGCGCCGCGTCATGCGTCAAATGGGAGACTAGTGAGTGAGACGAATTGTTTGTTTGCTGCTTTAGGAGCACATGAATGGGTATTTCATTCGCGCGAATTGCTTGCTTATCGCTTTTCATAGTCGTGATGTCTCTTACCTACGGATGCGCATCGGTACAGTCGCGCGGTTATGTTAGTGCACCGGCGTGGGCTGCGAACTACACCGAGGACTACATCCAGGAGTTTTGGGTTCTTACCGAATCAGGCCAGCGAACCGGACTAGAAGGTATCCAGGTTAGTGAATTCTCGAGGGGAGGAACCAGCGGTGGCCACATGGGCTACGCCTCGGTCCCCGGCGTAGGTCAGACAATCAAAGTGGTGTGGCGCGTTGGAGGGCATAACGATGCTGAGGCGACGTGGAAGACATTTAGTAAGGACGTCGTGGTGAAGGGAGAGACATCAAACAACCCTGAGACCGGGAATTTTCTGATCATCCGATTTTTCCCTCAACATGAGGTAGAGGCCGAATTTGTTTGGGAGTGGGCAAAGCCATATGCCAAATCAAGTCCACGGGTCGACCAATTGTTTTATGGACACCGTGTGATGCGACAGCTAGGGGAATGACGATGCAGGACTGGCTAACTGATAGTCCGATGGACTTCTTAAGGTCGATGAAGACGGCAACGCAACTTCATGCTGAAGAGTTTTCGACCTGCGCTACTTGTGAGCAACAGCCGTGGTTCACCTTCTTCTTCGACGGAACAGGCAACAATTCTCGCATCGATGAACCGAAACACAAGCTGTCGAATGTCGCCCGCTTGTATTCGGGGCATGCCTTTCAGGAGACGCCACTCATCAATCGCTTCTATTACCCAGGCGTTGGGAGTCCACTCAACGCAGGCGATGCGGGCTGGTGGGAAAACGTCCGCGACAGCGAGGTATTGGGGGCTGGCGCCGGGCTTGGCAGCGACGCGCGGTTAGTGCGGGCCGAGACTGATTTTTACTTTAACCTTCGCAAGAACAACAAAGTAACCCGCATCGACATCGCCGTCTTCGGCTTCTCGCGCGGCGCGACACTAGCACGCGCGTTCGTGAACCGCTTACTCGACCGATGCACGATGAAAGACGGCGTCCCTCACTGGCCGTGCCACACAGCACTCGATGGCGAATCCGCTCCACTGCACATTCGCTTTCTCGGCTTATTCGACACGGTCGAATCGATCGGCTTGCCCGCTCATAACCTTTCCGACTTGCGCCTGCGCGTGCCCGAGCAAGTAGAGAGATGCGTGCACCTGGTCGCCGGTCACGAGCTGCGCGCCTGTTTCCCGCTTACCGCTGTCGGAAACGGTAGCGCATGCGAGGAGATCGTGCTGCCCGGCGTTCATTCCGACGTAGGCGGCGGATATCAACCGGACGAACAGGGGCGCTCCGATATGCTCGCGCGCATCGCTTTGAATCGCATGCGTCTCGAAGCTGCGATCAGCGGTGTACCGTTTACCGCCCCGAAGCTCGCGGAAGAGAAGATTAACAACCTGTTCGAATACGACGAGACCGTAAAAGCGCTGTTTAACGAATACATGGAGGCGGTGAAGGAAACCGGCACACTGGAGCAGCAGCTATTCGCCCACATGCGCCTGTACTACGGTTGGCTGAAGGCCCGTTTCGGCCGCAACCCATGCGAGCTCTACAAAGATGCCTGTTCAACGAACCCGGAAGTCGACGCCCAGCTGAAGCGCATCCAGCAGTTTCACGAGCGTATGAAGGTGGATGCCGACACGCTCAATTGGCGAGCGTATCTGACGCAGCTGTGGCAATCCGATCGACCGGAGTACGACCGCACGATCGCCACCGCGGGCGGCGACACGGTGACGAACCGGCCGTTGTCTGCCGCGGAGCAAGCCTATTGGGAAGCATGGCTAAACCCTCCAACGTTGTCGCGCAACCTGATCCGTCTTTTCGACTTGTACGTGCATGATTCCCGCGCCGGCTTTCTGAATATCGACAGCAGCGGCTATCTCAGGCCACGCCATATCGGCACCCGCGTCGCAATCACGCGTCAATAAGCCGGAGCACGAAAAATGACGCGCATCTTTTACGCCATCGTAGACGGCGATCCGCTAACGAGCGGTGGTTACGTGATGGTGCCACCGCATCAAGACACAGTCGAAGACGATCAGGGAAAGAAGCGAAACATCGCATACGTCGGGCACAGCGCATGGTGCGCGCAATGCAAGTCGATGGGCGTGATCGTCGGTGGCTCGGGCATGTCGATGGACATGCGTCCGGTCAACCAGGCATTAGGCGGTTTGAAGCAGGCGATCAGCGGCGATTACGTCGCGTGCGGGTGCCACGAAAACCCGAGAGTCGTCGCTCGCTACGCCCCCGGGTTAAGGTTTATCGACAAGCAAACACCTGAGCTTTAAACGAAAAACGACCAACCTCATCGGAACGACACGCCCGCACCGCCAATACTGCGTCGACGTACCGCAAGCCGCAGTGCCGACCAGGCCGACATCTTGAGCTTCGACGGGCGAGCGCGCAATCGCATATCGGCAAGGAAGTCATTCTGGGCTTGCGGCCTGAGCGGATTACCGATCCGCGCCATGCGCACAATGCGGAAGGCGGCAAGCTGCAGGAGGTCGAGGTGAGGGTGGACGTGATCGAGCCGACGGGGCCCGATACGCTGGTGTTCGCGCAAGTGAACGGCAAGCGCATTGTGAGCCGCGTGCACCCGGGCGCGAACCCGCAGCCGGACCAGAATATGTCGCTGCTGTTCGATGTGTCGAAGGCGGTGTTGTTCGATCCGGCGACGGAAGAACGCATCGCTTAAGGATTAATATTGGCGAGCTATGCTAAGGCCCTACGCGTGAGATAACGCCAGGGCCTTTTTTGATGAGCATTCCGGAGACTTCATCATGACGTCCAATTCTTCCGCTCCCAAGAAGCCGCTTTCGCAGAAGCGCGTCGATCTGCTCGGGGCGCTGTTGCAGGAAGCGCTGTTGACGGGGCGTCGACATTTGCGCCAGTTCTCGCAGCTGGCGGCGCTGGCGCGTGCGATTGAAAGCCCGGAGACGCCGGCGATGGATCGGGTTCGGCTGCTTTCGCTGTTAGGGCAAGTGGCGGCCGATGCCGAGGCGCAGTCGCAGCTCGATCTGGAAGTGTTCGAGAATCTGATGGGCGGGCGCGTGATGAAGCGGCAGGTCGAGCAGGAGGAGGCGCATGAGCGGAAGGATGTGAGCGTTATGCCTTGCAATGGCACGCGACACTAACTGCGTCTGCACCTGTCGACACAAAAGCTGCAAGAACTCGATGCACACCGCATTATTTAGGCGTTAGGCGGTGTGCGTATTAAAAAGCACGACAACACGTTCATGAAAACATATCTTCGACCTTTTTGAGTCTTAGACGCCACATTTCGAGGTCTTCGACTCTGTCGGCATAGCGCTTCTCGATGTAGTCGGCTATATATTTTTTCGAATTATCTTCTAAATATTTATTGCAGAAAGTCAAATTATAAGTTTTGGGTTGGCCGCTAATTTCGGAGCGACGAATTAGGTTGATGCCATACATGCACTGCATAAATCCGGAAAGAAAATTTTCCAGTGATATCTCCGTTGCCTGGCAAAAAGTAGAAATGGATAGGTTTTTCTGGGTTGCCTTTGCTAGTACGCAAGCATAGGTGAACAGATTTCCTGCAAGCGACGTAACTTCTAAAAACCGTTTTACCGCGTCATCACTTATATCTGTCGCGCTATAATTTGAGACGGTCGGCTTCTCCCCAATTAATCGGAATCTCGATTCCAATTGATCGAATCTTGTGGGGATGGCTGTTATCGATGAGTTTAGTGCTGCTGTCTCTGTTTTAACGTCGTCGAGAGTCGAGCGTAAGGCCGTTAAAGTTATGTTAATGTCATTGGAGAATCGTTCAATCGATTCAGTGTTGTGTCGGGCCGATTCGGTTGAACTTTTTGTTAGTTCTATGAATTCGGAAACCTGATCTTTTGACGCGCGAATATCATCTGAGATGTCTTCGATATTGCCTAAGCTTTTCGATAATCCAGCGTTGGATATAAATGAGTAAAAGATTGCCACAAGTCCGAGCATAAGTGATGTCATTGTCGCGGCATTGCTCAGATAATTTGTGAAATCAGGTATATCAGTCCATTTGTATGTGGCAATCAATATGATTATTGATGTTAATATGCCAATACAATAGCGGAAGTGAATTTCAAGCGTGCGTGTTTCGTTCGTCATATATTTTCCGGTTTTGTTGGTTTGTCGCGGTCGCGCACGATGCTGCCGTGGCAGGCCGTCAGCGACCTATGCGCATTAATGCTAGATGAATAAATGATCATCGCCAAATCTTGAAGTTGT
The nucleotide sequence above comes from Paraburkholderia sp. SOS3. Encoded proteins:
- a CDS encoding AIPR family protein → MSSNDKIILEQIIDQQHQERAPSTSKSEFFEIFVAEQVLKDFDLGYDEIESGIVDGSQDGGIDSMYVIVNGELAQEDFDISSLKKGVVIETVLIQSKLTDGFSETAVEKLTASTEDLFNLAKDLDALKSVFNEGVRASVGNFRRIYSGLASKFPTLRFRYVYATKGADVHPNVVRKTEILGEKLGGLFSHSDFSFDFLGASKLLSLARQEPPSAYSLSLAENPISSAGDVGYVSLVKLRDFDAFIRDEIGRLRRNLFEANVRDYQGSTTVNEEISASLRTTGGEDFWWLNNGVTIIAAKATVSAKTLTLEDPQIVNGLQTSNEIYRYFKEANTLKDERNLLVRVIVPTKPESRDRVIKATNSQTTIPAASLRATDKIHRDIEEHLRPYGLFYDRRKNFYKNEGRSVDQIVSISLMAQAVMSILLQRPDDARARPSSLLKKDEDYAKVFSTAMPIGLYRVAAVIVKRVFSALRARADLDAQGRNNLLFYVSMRVAAVAAGLAEPDPADVASIDTSSIDDVDIAKSVDIVKCMFDALGGDDQVAKGSQLVAKLKEEIAQATL
- a CDS encoding SymE family type I addiction module toxin — translated: MAKRNHKTEDGNSVRYLTVSRLRQPFYRPKGWPFWKDTPADYPPAPWIRLSGQWLREAGFEISDKVRVEVQKGKLVITPA
- a CDS encoding PAAR domain-containing protein; amino-acid sequence: MSEQEQKGKTYCYATVGALTERGGRVTTGSMVSIGGLGIARVGDVVTYAGGSEAVVTDGAGAARVIGNRPAALVGSSLSNGDRIIETPWQSLRMTLFVPDGKVIPGLFDAAWAPPSRGPDHRFVVRGSTTARGGVLTHATSDWEVPGTDRKAARIGDCVEYPDGSRARVVTGVGMRGNPQLAFAVVGSLLENGDVITDSPHRTPCLSTEFVPVGERGAAA
- a CDS encoding DUF3304 domain-containing protein, whose translation is MKRIICLMLYVAIAAMLCACASARSGNYVTASVSAVNYSEDYVPDFSILTAAGERTGMGGIQVQEFSNGGLSGQECCAPVPGAGQTMIVEWRVGGRHEAETNWKTFRKAIVVRGETSSDRKAVNHLIVRFFPEHQVEAEFMWEWTGPHGQPNPRLDQLLYGRRVMRQMGD
- a CDS encoding DUF3304 domain-containing protein is translated as MGISFARIACLSLFIVVMSLTYGCASVQSRGYVSAPAWAANYTEDYIQEFWVLTESGQRTGLEGIQVSEFSRGGTSGGHMGYASVPGVGQTIKVVWRVGGHNDAEATWKTFSKDVVVKGETSNNPETGNFLIIRFFPQHEVEAEFVWEWAKPYAKSSPRVDQLFYGHRVMRQLGE
- a CDS encoding T6SS phospholipase effector Tle1-like catalytic domain-containing protein gives rise to the protein MKTATQLHAEEFSTCATCEQQPWFTFFFDGTGNNSRIDEPKHKLSNVARLYSGHAFQETPLINRFYYPGVGSPLNAGDAGWWENVRDSEVLGAGAGLGSDARLVRAETDFYFNLRKNNKVTRIDIAVFGFSRGATLARAFVNRLLDRCTMKDGVPHWPCHTALDGESAPLHIRFLGLFDTVESIGLPAHNLSDLRLRVPEQVERCVHLVAGHELRACFPLTAVGNGSACEEIVLPGVHSDVGGGYQPDEQGRSDMLARIALNRMRLEAAISGVPFTAPKLAEEKINNLFEYDETVKALFNEYMEAVKETGTLEQQLFAHMRLYYGWLKARFGRNPCELYKDACSTNPEVDAQLKRIQQFHERMKVDADTLNWRAYLTQLWQSDRPEYDRTIATAGGDTVTNRPLSAAEQAYWEAWLNPPTLSRNLIRLFDLYVHDSRAGFLNIDSSGYLRPRHIGTRVAITRQ
- a CDS encoding PAAR domain-containing protein is translated as MTRIFYAIVDGDPLTSGGYVMVPPHQDTVEDDQGKKRNIAYVGHSAWCAQCKSMGVIVGGSGMSMDMRPVNQALGGLKQAISGDYVACGCHENPRVVARYAPGLRFIDKQTPEL